From Nitrospirota bacterium, the proteins below share one genomic window:
- a CDS encoding polysaccharide deacetylase family protein: MFRLDRFITLNLIEPLARLKQNTGIRIPILMYHSISYDDERRVPPYFRVATSPEVFARHMDFLANNGYRVIGLEAAVERLRTGGEGENSSEEKAVVITFDDGFLDFYTDAFPILSSHGFTATVYLPTSFIDAVNNVIIGKQFLSWDHVNELVKGGITFGSHTVSHKYLDLIPHADVERELRQSRDIIEQRTGSRVRTFSFPYGFPEHNKEFVTFLADTLHACGYIGAVTTSIGTARHEKDSYFLRRIPINTDDDIELFQAKLNGSYDWLHAPQYLVKATKGVLGIRKRRKVVQWTAP; this comes from the coding sequence ATGTTTCGTCTTGATCGGTTTATAACGCTCAATCTTATTGAGCCATTGGCCAGACTCAAACAGAATACAGGTATTCGCATCCCGATCCTCATGTACCACAGCATATCCTACGATGACGAGCGGCGAGTTCCGCCGTATTTTCGCGTTGCGACATCACCTGAGGTGTTCGCCCGGCATATGGATTTCCTCGCGAACAACGGATATCGGGTCATCGGGCTTGAAGCGGCAGTCGAGCGCCTGCGCACGGGCGGCGAAGGGGAGAACAGCAGCGAAGAAAAGGCCGTCGTCATAACTTTTGATGACGGCTTTCTTGATTTTTATACCGACGCTTTCCCTATTCTTTCCAGTCATGGATTTACTGCGACGGTATATTTGCCCACATCATTCATAGACGCGGTGAACAATGTCATAATTGGAAAACAGTTTCTCTCATGGGATCATGTGAATGAACTTGTCAAAGGGGGAATCACCTTTGGCTCCCACACGGTTTCGCACAAATACCTGGACCTGATACCCCATGCGGATGTGGAAAGGGAACTCCGGCAATCCCGGGATATCATCGAGCAGAGGACAGGAAGCCGAGTAAGGACTTTTTCTTTTCCCTATGGCTTCCCCGAACATAACAAGGAGTTCGTAACTTTTCTAGCTGATACCTTACACGCTTGTGGTTATATTGGCGCTGTCACCACAAGCATCGGAACGGCCAGGCACGAGAAGGATTCTTATTTTCTCAGACGAATTCCGATCAACACGGATGATGATATCGAGCTGTTCCAGGCTAAACTAAACGGCAGTTACGACTGGCTGCATGCGCCGCAGTATTTGGTTAAGGCAACAAAGGGCGTACTGGGCATTAGAAAAAGAAGAAAGGTCGTGCAATGGACCGCCCCCTGA
- a CDS encoding glycosyltransferase family 2 protein: protein MLKQTVLPVKWVIVNDGSTDRTEKIILQYCNENNPFIEYVSIPDRGYRNPGKGVVETFYEGMKKIGNIDYDIVAKFDADLDFPPDALEKICQAFKDNQHLGITGGAIYERKNQQGPYEKLYYPEGYVCGPNKFYRKKCFADIGGLIARAGWDGVDIIRANMKEWETGTLETLTTHHLKNTGSAFGEGLIKACEKYGDVSYYMGGYLWYFALRLVGRSLESRNPKVGYYMLKGYVNSYREKKAREPEDFRAFLKIKQKEHVFSLLAKISKIRR from the coding sequence ATGCTCAAACAGACTGTCTTGCCCGTCAAATGGGTGATCGTCAATGACGGCAGCACTGACAGAACGGAAAAAATAATCCTGCAATACTGCAATGAAAACAACCCGTTTATCGAATATGTATCAATTCCCGATAGAGGTTATAGAAACCCGGGAAAAGGCGTAGTGGAGACATTTTACGAAGGGATGAAAAAGATTGGCAATATCGATTACGATATTGTTGCAAAATTCGATGCGGACCTGGACTTTCCTCCGGATGCGCTTGAGAAAATATGCCAGGCGTTCAAAGATAATCAGCACCTGGGCATTACCGGTGGTGCTATTTATGAAAGAAAAAATCAGCAGGGGCCTTATGAAAAGCTCTATTATCCAGAGGGCTATGTTTGCGGACCCAATAAATTTTACAGGAAAAAATGTTTCGCCGATATCGGAGGACTCATTGCGCGTGCCGGGTGGGATGGGGTAGATATCATTCGGGCCAATATGAAGGAATGGGAAACCGGGACTCTGGAAACACTCACTACACATCATTTAAAAAATACAGGATCAGCTTTTGGCGAAGGACTGATAAAAGCCTGTGAAAAATACGGTGATGTCAGTTATTACATGGGCGGTTATCTGTGGTATTTTGCCTTAAGGCTTGTGGGGCGGTCCCTCGAAAGCAGAAATCCGAAGGTGGGTTACTATATGCTCAAGGGCTATGTAAATTCCTACCGGGAGAAAAAGGCAAGAGAACCGGAGGATTTCAGGGCATTTTTAAAGATAAAACAGAAAGAACATGTGTTTTCCCTGTTGGCAAAAATATCTAAAATACGAAGATAG
- the asnB gene encoding asparagine synthase (glutamine-hydrolyzing), with the protein MCGICGIYHLNEKPVDRDLLTRMMNIIRHRGPDGDGSFVAQGIGLGHRRLSIIDLAGGSQPISNEDDSLQVIFNGEIYNFIELREELLAKGHTFKTRTDTEVIVHGYEEWGPDCVKRFNGIFAFALWDGKLKRLFMARDHLGVKPLYYTVINNTLLFASEIKSILQENKFERAVDIKSLGELFTFRYVPSPNTLFKGIQKLPPGHFMIAGPNGLKIERYWNWTPRIRQSYRENELIEEYQSLLEDTVKIQMRSDVPVGLFLSSGLDSGVLLALMSKMVSQPIHTFTIGFEDGEKTNETTDARDMAARFGADHSEMIVTSKDYEKYYERYLWDLEEPVGNESAAAFYFVSLIAGKKVKVALTGQGADEPWAGYHRYIGVKLSGVYSKLPSFLTDRLLKKIVLSLPRNERLKRGVTALSEKDILTRFSKIYSFYSAEMKSELFQDWVKEEIRANAYEAKDALRRLQSDVASLDPLTQMLYIDTRANLPDDLLMVGDKTSMANSLEARVPFLDYRMVEFIESLPPQLKLKGFQGKYLHKKALAKWLPPSIVHRKKKGFANPVDKWLRGKMRRYIDESLLSNDSAVSKYFNKAYIENLVRLHESKQEDYMRQIYLLISFELWHKKFIG; encoded by the coding sequence ATGTGCGGAATTTGCGGCATATATCATCTCAATGAAAAACCGGTTGATCGTGACCTCCTCACCAGGATGATGAATATCATTCGTCACCGGGGTCCGGATGGGGACGGAAGTTTTGTTGCGCAAGGCATCGGCCTGGGCCATAGAAGGTTGAGCATCATCGATCTCGCGGGCGGTTCTCAGCCGATATCAAACGAGGATGATAGTCTCCAGGTCATATTTAATGGAGAAATATACAACTTCATAGAACTGCGCGAAGAACTTCTTGCTAAAGGCCATACATTTAAAACGCGCACTGATACCGAGGTCATTGTTCACGGATATGAGGAATGGGGACCGGACTGTGTAAAACGGTTTAACGGAATATTCGCATTCGCCCTCTGGGACGGTAAGCTGAAAAGGCTGTTCATGGCCAGGGATCATCTGGGTGTCAAACCGCTCTACTATACGGTGATCAACAACACGCTTTTATTTGCTTCCGAGATCAAATCGATATTGCAGGAGAATAAATTCGAGCGAGCAGTTGACATCAAATCACTGGGGGAGCTTTTTACGTTTCGTTATGTCCCTTCTCCCAACACGCTTTTCAAGGGCATTCAAAAACTTCCTCCCGGACATTTTATGATTGCCGGTCCGAACGGTTTGAAAATTGAGCGGTATTGGAACTGGACGCCGCGGATCAGGCAAAGTTACCGGGAAAATGAACTGATAGAGGAATATCAATCACTTCTGGAAGATACCGTGAAGATTCAAATGAGGAGCGACGTCCCTGTCGGCCTTTTTCTTAGTTCGGGGCTCGATTCGGGAGTGCTGCTCGCTCTCATGAGCAAGATGGTTTCACAGCCCATTCACACGTTTACGATTGGTTTTGAGGACGGGGAAAAAACAAACGAAACCACCGATGCCAGGGACATGGCCGCGCGATTCGGCGCCGATCATTCGGAAATGATCGTGACCTCGAAGGATTATGAAAAATATTACGAACGATATCTGTGGGACCTGGAGGAACCGGTCGGAAATGAGTCGGCGGCCGCCTTCTATTTTGTAAGCCTGATAGCAGGCAAAAAAGTCAAGGTTGCGTTGACAGGACAGGGCGCAGACGAACCCTGGGCCGGATATCACCGATATATCGGCGTCAAACTGTCCGGAGTATACAGCAAGCTGCCCTCATTTCTTACTGACCGGCTGCTGAAAAAAATCGTGCTGAGCCTTCCGAGAAATGAGAGATTAAAGAGAGGCGTCACCGCGCTTTCTGAAAAGGACATCCTGACGCGGTTTTCGAAGATCTATTCATTTTACAGCGCCGAAATGAAGTCGGAGCTTTTTCAGGATTGGGTAAAGGAAGAGATCAGGGCCAACGCGTACGAAGCAAAGGATGCGCTGCGCCGCCTGCAGTCAGATGTCGCTTCATTGGATCCCCTGACTCAGATGCTCTACATAGACACCCGGGCCAATCTTCCCGATGACCTGCTCATGGTCGGCGACAAGACGTCGATGGCAAACTCGCTTGAGGCAAGAGTGCCGTTTTTGGATTATCGCATGGTGGAATTTATTGAAAGCCTGCCGCCGCAGCTTAAGTTGAAAGGGTTTCAAGGAAAGTATTTACACAAAAAAGCCCTCGCGAAATGGCTCCCGCCTTCGATCGTTCACCGGAAAAAGAAGGGTTTTGCGAACCCGGTGGACAAATGGCTGCGCGGTAAAATGCGCCGCTATATTGATGAGAGTTTATTGAGTAATGATTCGGCGGTAAGTAAATATTTCAACAAGGCATACATAGAAAACCTCGTGAGACTTCACGAAAGTAAACAGGAAGATTACATGCGCCAGATTTATCTGCTGATATCATTTGAATTGTGGCATAAGAAGTTTATCGGATAA
- a CDS encoding glycosyltransferase family 2 protein — MDISVCIVNWNTKELLANCINSLQEKTAGVSYEVIIVDNNSADDSVDMIRQRYPQCKIVACTENIGFTRGNNRCLQEVTGKYVLFLNPDTILATNALYGMFQFMESNHDVGAVGCKLLNQDGSIQYVAARTFPTLWNQFCYLMMLDRLFPTLRMFSAIELSYWDHQDSREADCLTGACIFTRKQVMDRLKGFDDALFMYADDVDLCFRLKKEGLKIYYLASEAIYHLEGQSSKKRSEMFFSSLTQRESNHYYFLKHHGKISAFLYRLIIFHGSLFRLIITTVSIVDLRNNRLCKEDRQYISKKYLNLILWSLGLKKAQTS, encoded by the coding sequence ATGGACATCTCAGTCTGCATAGTCAATTGGAATACCAAAGAGCTGCTGGCGAATTGCATAAATTCTCTTCAGGAAAAAACAGCGGGCGTCAGCTATGAGGTTATTATAGTTGACAACAACTCCGCTGACGACAGCGTTGACATGATCAGGCAGCGATATCCACAGTGCAAGATCGTAGCATGCACGGAAAACATCGGCTTTACAAGAGGGAACAACCGATGTCTTCAAGAAGTTACGGGGAAATATGTTCTTTTCCTCAATCCCGACACGATATTGGCAACAAATGCCTTGTACGGCATGTTTCAATTCATGGAATCTAATCATGATGTCGGCGCGGTAGGATGTAAACTTCTCAATCAGGACGGGTCAATTCAGTACGTCGCTGCTCGGACCTTTCCCACTCTCTGGAACCAATTCTGCTATTTGATGATGCTGGACCGACTGTTTCCCACATTAAGAATGTTCAGCGCGATTGAATTGAGCTACTGGGACCATCAGGACAGCAGGGAGGCAGATTGTCTTACCGGCGCTTGCATTTTTACTAGAAAACAGGTTATGGACAGACTGAAGGGGTTTGATGATGCACTATTCATGTATGCGGACGATGTCGATCTCTGTTTTAGATTAAAAAAGGAAGGGCTGAAAATATATTATCTCGCAAGCGAGGCAATTTACCATCTCGAAGGCCAAAGCTCAAAAAAAAGGTCGGAGATGTTTTTTTCATCACTAACTCAGAGAGAATCAAATCATTACTATTTTCTTAAGCACCACGGGAAAATAAGTGCATTTCTTTATCGGCTGATCATTTTTCATGGATCCTTATTTAGATTGATAATAACCACTGTGAGTATTGTTGATTTGCGAAATAACAGGTTATGCAAAGAAGATAGACAATATATTAGTAAGAAATATTTGAACTTGATATTATGGTCCCTCGGGCTTAAAAAAGCGCAGACATCCTGA
- a CDS encoding O-antigen ligase family protein yields the protein MLQNAIIIIIVLAVLIRHYAVDYDKGVRSSVFILLLAPLGLSLEIGEALPALTIHRFIVLLMAIEWLHNGKVPKRVFGIPFGGLILVITFFTGVSVLISSNVLVSIKRYMYFLFESVLFFFIIANSIRNKQTMISLMKTIALSLVVAAMLGIIERYTTFNPTVFLGAKHSTEFEHIEFSGAKDVTVTYLHRILFGLAMAVGSLYSLFLLDKSESRWQKISFRIAALLCIAALYFGMSRGPWLAFGGASVIMMLFGRKSLKKQFIVILALTVLVFIIRPGTLETLESYYSSTFQAESIKGASYEWRYMVLNMAYTKVTNANSIVNFLFGFGQGSHLFLVFPRIELATGQSTEFYSWDNEFAVILLEHGYVGIFLYAVFYFIIIKRTAIYCIRKKINWEWMVLPMTTVMALVIMKNGVKFFAPQLIFLEFANIAFASVILSDFSLWKEQVVSRPWINQKPEEITR from the coding sequence GTGCTTCAGAATGCGATTATAATCATTATTGTTTTGGCTGTGCTGATTCGGCACTATGCCGTAGATTATGATAAAGGGGTCAGGAGTTCTGTTTTTATTTTACTGCTAGCACCTCTCGGCCTGTCTCTTGAAATCGGCGAAGCCTTGCCAGCATTGACTATCCATAGATTCATTGTTTTATTAATGGCAATAGAATGGCTTCACAATGGGAAAGTGCCAAAAAGAGTATTCGGAATACCCTTTGGAGGGCTCATCCTTGTTATAACATTTTTCACAGGAGTCTCGGTTTTAATTTCCTCTAATGTTCTTGTCAGTATAAAGCGGTATATGTATTTCCTGTTCGAGTCAGTACTTTTCTTCTTCATTATTGCGAACAGTATCAGAAACAAACAAACCATGATATCTCTGATGAAGACAATAGCTTTATCTCTTGTTGTAGCTGCCATGCTTGGTATTATAGAAAGATATACGACATTCAATCCAACGGTATTTTTAGGTGCAAAACATTCCACTGAGTTTGAACATATAGAGTTTTCAGGAGCCAAAGACGTAACTGTAACCTATCTCCATCGGATCCTGTTTGGATTAGCCATGGCTGTTGGATCTCTCTACTCACTTTTTTTGCTTGATAAAAGCGAAAGCCGCTGGCAGAAAATCAGTTTTAGGATCGCAGCTCTCCTGTGTATTGCAGCGCTCTATTTCGGCATGAGCCGAGGACCATGGCTTGCATTTGGCGGAGCAAGCGTCATCATGATGTTATTCGGCAGAAAATCATTAAAAAAACAATTCATTGTCATTCTGGCTCTTACTGTATTGGTATTTATTATAAGACCTGGCACGCTGGAGACCCTCGAATCTTATTATAGTAGTACCTTTCAAGCTGAATCCATAAAAGGCGCAAGCTACGAATGGAGATACATGGTATTGAACATGGCTTATACAAAAGTCACAAACGCGAATTCAATAGTGAACTTCCTTTTCGGGTTCGGGCAGGGCAGCCACTTGTTTCTTGTATTTCCCAGAATAGAATTAGCCACAGGACAATCCACGGAATTTTATAGCTGGGACAATGAATTCGCAGTTATCCTTCTTGAGCACGGATATGTCGGCATTTTCTTATATGCAGTTTTCTATTTTATAATTATAAAGAGGACTGCGATCTATTGTATACGAAAGAAAATAAATTGGGAGTGGATGGTTCTTCCCATGACGACAGTAATGGCGCTTGTCATCATGAAAAATGGTGTAAAGTTTTTCGCGCCACAACTGATCTTTCTGGAGTTTGCGAATATAGCATTCGCGAGTGTTATATTGTCAGATTTCTCATTGTGGAAAGAACAGGTTGTTTCACGGCCATGGATAAACCAAAAACCAGAAGAAATCACGAGATAG
- a CDS encoding polysaccharide pyruvyl transferase family protein: MSYKVCLMGASFETGNRGVSALAASFIKNVISIKNDAEILFFMGNKAPKHFEIVLPGGKVKARIVNHRLSPNAKIQEHLFWIFFLAVVQRLIPFIFISDRLVRSNEFLSALKDADFVGNIHGGDSFSDIYGVRRFIITSLDDIIALLMRKKLVLLPQTYGPYSHYLSRWIASIIIKHSYRLYTRDVQSIGVVKELLGTNNGKNSLAFCPDIAFTLDSTEMDMSRVEPPIIRGKDAPLVGLNVNGLMYNGGYSKQNMFGLKCDYKLFLADLVKRFMEETKAHILLIPHTFGPAGNINSDPDASRDLMEHFNRIYQGRIHISTGEYGQSEIKGIIGLCDFFIGSRMHACIAGLSQEIPTVGMAYSLKFQGIFDTVGVGEMVVDGRALETEQAVDRVIWCYQNREQMKTKLRKELTDAKNKVIATFKEILSNGESR; this comes from the coding sequence ATGAGCTATAAAGTCTGCTTAATGGGGGCCTCGTTTGAAACAGGCAACAGGGGTGTTTCGGCGTTGGCCGCCTCATTTATAAAGAACGTTATCTCAATAAAAAACGATGCCGAGATACTATTTTTCATGGGGAACAAGGCACCCAAACATTTTGAGATAGTCTTGCCGGGCGGTAAGGTGAAGGCCCGCATTGTCAATCACCGATTGTCACCAAATGCAAAAATTCAGGAGCATTTATTCTGGATTTTCTTCCTTGCAGTCGTCCAACGGCTAATTCCATTCATATTTATCAGTGACAGGCTGGTGCGATCAAATGAATTTTTGTCAGCCTTAAAAGATGCGGACTTCGTAGGCAATATTCACGGCGGCGACAGTTTTAGTGATATATATGGGGTAAGACGGTTCATCATCACCAGCCTTGATGATATAATCGCATTGCTCATGAGAAAAAAATTGGTCTTGTTGCCGCAGACGTATGGACCCTATAGTCATTATCTTTCGAGATGGATTGCATCAATTATTATAAAGCATTCATATAGACTGTATACAAGGGATGTGCAGAGTATAGGTGTTGTAAAAGAACTGTTAGGAACAAATAATGGGAAAAATTCGCTTGCCTTTTGCCCTGATATTGCTTTTACTCTCGATTCGACTGAAATGGATATGTCAAGGGTCGAACCTCCTATTATCCGCGGTAAGGATGCGCCATTGGTTGGGTTGAATGTCAATGGCTTGATGTATAACGGTGGATACAGCAAACAGAATATGTTTGGCTTGAAATGTGATTACAAGCTCTTTCTCGCAGATCTTGTAAAGAGATTTATGGAGGAAACCAAAGCACATATATTATTAATACCACACACATTCGGCCCCGCCGGAAATATTAATAGTGATCCTGATGCAAGCCGTGATCTCATGGAGCATTTTAACAGGATCTATCAAGGAAGAATTCATATCTCAACTGGCGAATATGGTCAGTCGGAAATAAAGGGGATTATCGGTCTCTGTGATTTTTTTATCGGATCGCGAATGCACGCATGTATCGCGGGGCTGTCTCAGGAAATCCCGACGGTCGGCATGGCTTATAGTCTGAAGTTTCAGGGGATTTTCGACACCGTTGGTGTGGGAGAAATGGTAGTAGATGGCCGCGCGCTGGAAACGGAGCAGGCCGTTGATCGCGTTATTTGGTGTTATCAAAATCGGGAACAGATGAAAACCAAACTCAGGAAAGAATTAACTGACGCTAAGAACAAAGTAATTGCTACCTTCAAGGAAATCTTGTCTAACGGTGAATCCCGCTAA